From the Macaca thibetana thibetana isolate TM-01 chromosome 12, ASM2454274v1, whole genome shotgun sequence genome, one window contains:
- the LOC126932401 gene encoding 40S ribosomal protein S27-like isoform X2 — protein sequence MDFKISTHCFPVVMNYPHENMPLTKDLLHPSPEEEKRKHKKKRLVQSPSSYFMDVKCPGCCKITTVLSRAQTVVLCVGCSTVLCQPTGGKARLTEGCSFRRKQH from the coding sequence gattttaaaatatctacacATTGCTTTCCGGTGGTGATGAACTACCCACACGAGAACATGCCTCTCACAAAGGATCTCCTTCATCCCTCcccagaagaggagaagaggaaacacAAGAAGAAACGCCTGGTGCAGAGTCCCAGTTCCTACTTCATGGATGTGAAATGCCCAGGATGCTGTAAAATCACCACGGTCCTTAGCCGTGCACAAACGGTAGTTTTGTGTGTTGGCTGCTCCACTGTCCTCTGCCAGCCTACAGGAGGAAAAGCAAGGCTTACAGAAGGATGTTCCTTTAGGAGGAAGCAGCACTAA
- the LOC126932401 gene encoding 40S ribosomal protein S27-like isoform X1, with protein sequence MVDFKISTHCFPVVMNYPHENMPLTKDLLHPSPEEEKRKHKKKRLVQSPSSYFMDVKCPGCCKITTVLSRAQTVVLCVGCSTVLCQPTGGKARLTEGCSFRRKQH encoded by the coding sequence gattttaaaatatctacacATTGCTTTCCGGTGGTGATGAACTACCCACACGAGAACATGCCTCTCACAAAGGATCTCCTTCATCCCTCcccagaagaggagaagaggaaacacAAGAAGAAACGCCTGGTGCAGAGTCCCAGTTCCTACTTCATGGATGTGAAATGCCCAGGATGCTGTAAAATCACCACGGTCCTTAGCCGTGCACAAACGGTAGTTTTGTGTGTTGGCTGCTCCACTGTCCTCTGCCAGCCTACAGGAGGAAAAGCAAGGCTTACAGAAGGATGTTCCTTTAGGAGGAAGCAGCACTAA